In Haliscomenobacter hydrossis DSM 1100, the DNA window TTTGTGTGTTGTTGGGGCGTGATACCATGGTGAATACCAAAATTCCAGTCGCTTCAGAAAAACCAAAACAAAGCACGCGTGCAATTGCCCAAGGAGATGAAACCCGGGTAATAAAAGCAGAGCTGCGCAGCAAAACAAACCCGGAAAAGCCAGCGCTGGAAACAGCGCAAAATCAATCGGAAACACAAACAACCAATCCAGTGGTCGCTGAGTTGGCTAAAGCCGTGGCTCCAGCGCTACAACGCAACAAAAAAGGTATACAAAAACTACCCTTGCTACCCCAGCCAAACCAGCAACAACCCGGATTCCTGGCTGAGCAAAATGCTGAGCTTGCTCCAACGATCTCGATGCCAACGGTACCGGACGCTTCGAACAAGGAACAGGAAGCGGTTACCGATGTACTCTCCACCGCAGAAAAAGCGCCGGAATCAACCGCGATACATACAGCGGAGGAAGCTAAAATCAGCAGCAGTGACCCCATTGCGACCCGACAATTTGATCTGGATACACGCGAGGCAAAAACAGAACACCCTGATATTACTCCCCTTCACGCCAAACAAAAGCTTGAATGGTGGGCTGAAACCGGCACCCAAATGACAGGTGGCATCAGTGGGTTAAGCGGCTACCGGGCTGGACTACTGATGGGCATACCCATCGGGAAGTTGCGCCTGCGGGTTGGAGCGGAATACCAAAACACGGAAGTAGACTTTAAAGCTGTTCAACGCGATGTTGCGGGCCGAGAAAGTTTAACGGATGTAAAACTGGCTAGCCCCTCCACTCCAGTTACGGCAGGGAATAATGCAGATCAGACTCAAACGGTATCGAGCATCCACCTGCAATTCATTAACCTGAGCCTGTCTGTGTATCAACCGCTGGGGAAGCGTTTTGGGCTTGCGGCAGGGGGCAGTATGCTCTACCTGGAAGGGATCAGATTGGGGGATCAATACGTAAAAGGACCATTCTTTAATACGTCTAATGCGAAGTACGATTTTGCCAATAGCTTAAACAATGGCTTCCTTGGTCAACAAGCAGGGAGTTTATCCAAAAGCAATTTCAAAACGTTTGGTTTTGCGCTGCAAGGGGAATTCTCATACCGGATTGCAACACGTTGGGGCGTCAATCTGGGCTACCGCCATTCGTTGCAACATTTTACGAAATCAGCTGAATTGTTGCTGAAACCAAATTGGGTGGATCTGGGCGTGAGGTATCGGATTCGGTAGGGTAGTTAGAATAACAGAATGACGAATTTTTCGAATGACGATTAACGAATAATCGCCAGCGCATGGTTGGTAAACTGAAAAGCCCCTCAATTTCCTTCCAGAAACCGAGGGGCTTTTCAGTTTACCAACCATCAACACTTACTGCTGATAATAAGCCTTATCATTTTTTCCACCACCCTGAATCACATCCAGGCGGCGCTTGAATTCCTTTGAAGCTTCCAGGTCATTTTTCTTGGCGTGGATTTCTTTCAAGGCGATCAAGGTGTTGGTATCGTTGGGATCCAGTGCTTCGGCGCGTTTGAAGAAAGGCAGGGCCTTTTCA includes these proteins:
- a CDS encoding outer membrane beta-barrel protein, encoding MRDNLHDDLFADHAWQEMHKVLDREMPEHKRRGFLFWLLPALGFCVLLGRDTMVNTKIPVASEKPKQSTRAIAQGDETRVIKAELRSKTNPEKPALETAQNQSETQTTNPVVAELAKAVAPALQRNKKGIQKLPLLPQPNQQQPGFLAEQNAELAPTISMPTVPDASNKEQEAVTDVLSTAEKAPESTAIHTAEEAKISSSDPIATRQFDLDTREAKTEHPDITPLHAKQKLEWWAETGTQMTGGISGLSGYRAGLLMGIPIGKLRLRVGAEYQNTEVDFKAVQRDVAGRESLTDVKLASPSTPVTAGNNADQTQTVSSIHLQFINLSLSVYQPLGKRFGLAAGGSMLYLEGIRLGDQYVKGPFFNTSNAKYDFANSLNNGFLGQQAGSLSKSNFKTFGFALQGEFSYRIATRWGVNLGYRHSLQHFTKSAELLLKPNWVDLGVRYRIR